The segment TTCTATTTGAAAGTTCATAAACCTATGCGGCATGTCTAATGAAAAAGAGTATGCATTTCAATACCGCCTGCTTGCATGCGGGAATCGAACCGGAACCGGTAACCGGGGCGATCATGACTCCCATATTTCAGACGTCCACTTATGTGCAGCCGGAACTCGGAGTCAACAAAGGGTTCGAGTACTCACGAACCGATAACCCCACGCGGCAGGTGCTGCAGCACGCGTTCGCGGCGCTGGAGGGCGGACGGTTCGGACTGGCCTTTTCCAGCGGCATGGCGGCGATTGACGCGCTGATTGCCACGCTGAATGCGGGGGAGCATGTGCTGTCCTGCGATGACGTTTACGGTGGCACTTACCGGCTTTTGAAGCGCGTGCGGGAAAAGCAGGGTGTGCAGTCGGACTTTGTGGATTTCTCCGATCTGGCGGTTGTGGAGCGGCATATCCGGCCCCAAACGCGCTGGCTGTGGATCGAGTCGCCCACCAATCCGCTGCTGAAGATTCTGGATATCCGCGCACTGACAGACTTGGCGCACAAGCATAACGTGCGCGTGGCGGTGGACAACACCTTTATGACGCCCTATTTTCAGCGGCCGCTGGAACTGGGCGCGGATCTGGTCATGCACAGCGCGACGAAGTTTTTGAACGGCCACAGCGACGTGGTGATGGGCGCGCTGATTACCAGTGACGAGCCGCTCTATGGCGAGTTGAAGTTCAACCAGAATGCCATCGGCGGCGTGCCGTCGCCCTTCGACAGTTTCCTCTGCCTGCGCGGCTTGAAGACTCTGGCGGTGCGCATGCAGCGGCATCAGGAGAATGCCTTTGACGTGGCGAATTTTCTGGCCGGACGCAAGGACGTGAACTGGGTCCGCTATCCGGGGCTGCGTACGCATCCGCAGTTCGAACTGGCCAAGCGGCAGATGAGCGGCTTCGGCGGTATGGTAAGCTTTGAGCTTTCCGGCGGCCTCGAAGCGGCGCGGGCCTTTGCCAAAAGTCTGAAGCTGTTTTCGCTGGCGGAGTCTCTGGGCGGTGTGGAATCGCTGTGCGATCATCCGGCCATCATGACCCACGCATCGGTTCCCAAAGAGTCGCGCCAGAAGCTGGGCATCAGTGACGGACTGATCCGCCTGTCCGTCGGCATCGAGAGCGCGGACGATCTGGTCGCCGATCTGGAGCAGGCCTTTGCCGCGGTGAAGTAACGCACCTTATTGCTGGCGGACAAACCGACACGGGAGGCGGTTATGGTTCAGCACGCACATTTCAAGAAATGTTTCTGGAAAGCCTTGCTGCACGGGTTGTGGCAGGGCTTTGCTGTGATGGGCGGCAGGTGAGGTTGCTTGAAGCACTGCTGTTGAAATAACAACTAAGCTGGGGAGGGAACCCATGCATCGCACTTTTTGGCTTGTACCGCTGTTGCTGACGGCGTTGATCTCTTCAGCATCCGCCGACACCACGTGGGTTTCGGGCGCGGTTTCGGGCAGTTGGGCTGTAGGTGGAAGCCCGTATGTGATCACAGACTCGGCGTGGGTGAACAGTAACACGACGCTGACGGTGGACGCCGGAGTGGAAATTCTGCTGCCGGACTTTTCCTCCCGCTTCAATCTGGGCGGTGTGTTACGGTTGGAAGGCACGGCTGCAGATTCGGTGATCCTGAATCTTGCGTCTCCCGGCGCGCGAATTACGGGTTCAAGGCAGCATCCCGGACGGCTGGCGCAGTGCACGTACGTGACGTTCGCCGGCGCGGGCGAATGCTATACGTTCGTGGACACCGTGTCGTTTTCGCATTGCCGTTTCCAGACAGGGAACCGACCCTGGGACTGGGAAGCCCGTTTGGTAACCGCCCGCCATTCCTTCCTGCGAAACCTCACCGCCAATTTCGCCAACATCGTTTTGGATAGCACCACCCTCAACGGCGAAATTTTCACATGGCGATCTGTGACCGCCCGTTCCCTCTGCCGCGCCATGGCTGAGGAAGGCGACAGTATCATGCAATCCACCCTCGATGCCTTCGGCAGCGTAGACATATCGAATTCCGACATCGAGAGTGTGAACTCCGATGGCTTTGATAGCTCGCGAGCCGTTACGGTAGTGAACTGCCGCCTTGGCAGTCTCTCGGTAGGGAGTTCCTCGCATGTGGAAGTCCGCAACTGCGTTCTGAATAGCTTCCGGATGACAAACTGTCAGGGCATCGTACACGGGAATTCGATCTCATGGAGAAATCCAAGCGATCTGGACAACCCATTGCCTCTGCAAGTCGTAAACAACACCTTTACCTACACCGGTGACTGCTTTGCTTGCGCTCCTCAATACTTTCTGCAGGGCAGCTCTACCAATAGCGGTCTGGTCCTCGCGAACAATATCTTCTACTCGACACAGCCGAATCTGCAGGTCTTTAGCCCAGTGTCCGGATCGTTCGTGACTCCGCCGCATCATAATCTGGTGTGGGGGATGGATGATCCGTGGGGCGAACAGCACCCGTCCGGGCCGGGCAACATTACGGCTGATCCGCTGTTTGATCCGGATGGAAATTACACAGCAGTGCAATTTGGCTCTCCGGCGATCAATGGAGGAGATCCGGCGATGCTTGATCCGGATGGCTCCGTCTCGGACATCGGTGCATGGTGGTGGGATCATCACCAGAATCACCCGCCGGTTATTTCCACACCTCGCCATCTGTCCGTTCGGTGGGGAGAGATCCTCGATCTGACCATCACTGCCCGGGATGAGAACCGTGTTCAGTTTACCTTTCCCGATGCCCTTCCGGTTTGGATGCAGGAGGCCAGCCATGTGGATCAAGTGACAAGCAGTCGGTTGTTTATCGGACGGGTGCCGTTCGGCGCCGCCTCGTTTGCGGTGCGCGTTATTGCCACAGACAATTTTGGCCTGACAGATACGAACACGATTCAGGTCGACATTTATCCCCGTTCCTCCCTGACGGACACCATATCAGGGGTGCTGACTGCGGACTATTCCCCTTATGTTGCGCACCATGATGTGTATGTCCCGGCGGGAGACACGCTGAGGGTCGAACCGGGGGTGCGGATCCAGTTGGATTCGGTAACCTGCGGAAATGCGCTGGTCGTTCAGGGGCTGCTCATCGCGGCAGGGACGACACAGGACAGTATTTACTTTGAGACATGGTCGAACTCGGCGTGGAGTGGCATCCGGCTGCAAGGTCCGGCCGCCAGCGCACAACTGGAGTATTGCCGTGTGGCCGGAGCACAACCCTGTATGGAGGGGGACAACTTCCGGCGGTGGGAAGTGAACCACTCCACGATTGCAGACACCCGAAATACGACTTACCACGGGATCAATTTCTGGAGTTGGTCGGACTCTTTGATTATCAGGAACTGTGACGTTACCATCGGGGGAGATTCGCGGTTGGCGGTGGGCCGGTTCAGGTTTGAGAACAACCGGATGGATGTGCCTTACTTGTCTTTTTCCGGCGTGAACACCGATGGAGATATTCGCTCCTGTCTGTTTGCGAACGATTGGGGTTACCTCAGCTTCGCAGGTTCACACCGTGTGACCATCGAGAACAACCTGTTCCCCTACAGCCCAGGCCTCTCTTTAGGGGACGGTGCGGGCACCCGCATTATTCGTGTCCTGGGCAACACGTTCTGTCATGGCGGGAACTATTTGGGAGGGTCCATGCATGCCGGTGACAGCCTTGTCGTCGTGAACAATATTTTCAGCGGGTGCTTGAGAGCCGCGCTCGAGATAACGATCTCTGGTGACACCAGTGCCCTTTCGATCCGCAACAACTGCTTCTGGCAGAATCAGCAGAATTTTGATTTCGATGATTTCGCTTGGCCCTCGCTGGGCACTCTGGCCACCACCAATCTCAATGGCGACAGCACCGACATCTACGGCAACCTCTTCATGGATCCCGTGTTTGCGGATACCGTGGAATACCATCTGAGCGCGGAGTCGCCATGCATTGATGCGGGACTGGATGTGGGGTTGCCGTTTGTGGGGCGCGCGCCGGATATGGGTACATGGGAATATGGGATGAGTGCGGTCCCGGAACATCAGGCGGCAATCGCGGAAGTCCCATCGCTTGTTGTCTATCCCAATCCCTCCAATGGCTGGCCTTCACTGCAGCTTGCGCCGGAATGGTTTGCCCAAGGTCCGGTCACGGTGAGGGTGTACAATGTTCTGGGACAAAACGTGTGGGAGCAGGCGCTGCCCTCAGCAACAGGCGGTCTGCCGGCTGCCCCTGCGGCGTACGTGTCGGGTTTGTACGTGCTCAAGGTTTCCAATTCGCAGCGGACGATGCTGCAGAAGTTTGTAGTGCTGAAATAGGATCTCCGATGAGTCCATTAAGACAGGCCCGGCTCACCGCCGGGCCTGTCTCTTTTTTGAAGAAAACCTGTTGCCGTCTATCAACCGCCGAAGGCGATTCGGCGGTGGTCTAAGGTTTGCAAGCTGTTTAGCTCGTTCGGTTTCACCCTCGCGACGCAGCGAACTTAGAGGCAATTATGGCGATACTGATTGTAGATGATTCCACGACGATGCGACGGATTGTCAAACGCAGCGTGGACGAAATGAAGCAAGAGGCGCTGGAAGCACCCGACGGCATGCAGGCGCTGAAGATTATCGAAGAAAAGCCGGAAGCTATTCAACTGGTGATTCTCGACTGGAATATGCCGGGAATGACCGGGCTGGAAGTGCTGAAGACGATCAAGGGGAATCCCCGGTACAAGGACATCACGGTGATGATGCTGACCTCCGAGGCCGATCAGAACTGCGTGGTGGACGCGCTGAAAGCCGGCGCGCAGAACTATTTGACCAAGCCGTTCGATGCAAAGATGTTGATGCTGAAGATTCAAGAGAGCCTGACGCTGGCCGCCAAGGCGTAAGTGACAACGCTTGCCAACCCCGGAGATTGTTATCCCATGAGCCTCGAAGTTGCATTGATTGATTTTCCCCGGCTGCAGGAGCAGATTGCCACCCGGCTCCTCGCCCAGCATAACGCCAATGTGCGCCGCGTTGACCACAACGAGGCTGCCGCGCGTCTGGATGTGTTTGATCTTGCCCTGTTCTTCTGGCCGGACACCGGCGCGGATGCGCCCTCCCGCCTGATGCAGATCCGGGCCAATGAGAGCGGCAAAGATGTCCCTATCGTCCTCGTCACCAGCGAATCCGGACGGCGCAACGCGGAAGCGTCGCTGGGCCGCAACACCCAGCTCGAATTCCTGGTCACGCCGCTTCAGCCACAGCTTGTGGCACGGAAGCTGGCCGCCATGCTGGGCAGCCAGAAAGAGGTGATACAGCCCGCGCATCTCGATGCCGAATATGTGAACCCGTTCATCACGGCCACCCTCGACACTCTGAAACAGATGGCGGATATGGACTGCGAGCGGACGGGGTTGTCCGTACGCACCGAAGCGGCCACCAAAGGCCATATCTCGGGCACAATGGGTCTGTCCGGTGCCGCCGAAGGTTTTGTCGCCATTACCTTCAATGACAGTCTCGCCCGCAAGGTGGTCTGCCGGATGTTGCAGATGAACCCGGGTGAGGAAAAGGACGAAGATATTCGTGACACGGTGGGCGAACTCATGAATATCATCGCCGGCGCCGCCAAGGCCGACCTGATTCACACCGACCACAGTTTCATGTTGTCACTGCCCACGGTGATCGTCGGCGGTCCGCACTCGGTGGGACAGATCCGCGGCATCCCCGTCATCGTCATCGAATTTACCACTCAGGGGGAGACCTTCGAAGTCATGGTCTGCCTCATGCCGAAGAAGAAGGCATAAACTTTCAGCTTGCAAAAAGGGCTGTCCGAACGTTTCGGACAGCCCTTTTTGTTTTGGCAATCTGCGTGAATTGTCCCGTAGTCAAGTGGGACGTTTCAGTTGCACCTAAATATAGGCGGCCATTTGAGAAAAACAAACGAAAGCTTTATATTATGAGCACCTGTTCACACATCTTTCACGGACGCGCATCAAATATCGCCTTTGCGCGCATGAATGTGGATAACTTCGCCCGAATACTATTTTAAGTCTCCAGTTTTGGTCCTATCCCCTATGCCGCCAGCCGTCACCGTTTCCATTCCCATTTATAATGCCGAACGCTACCTTGCCGAATGCCTGCAGTCCATCAAGGCGCAGACCTTCGATAATTTCGAGGTTGTAGCCGTGCTGGATGGCTGCAAGGACAAATCCGAAGAGATCCTGATGGATCTGAAGGATGAGCGCTTCCGCGTGGTCAAGAACGAGCGCAACATGGGAGTGATCTCGGGCCTGAATCAGGGCATCCAGCATGCTACGGCGCCGCTGCTGGCACGCATGGACTCGGATGATATCATGCTGCCGGACCGTTTGCGCAAGCAGGTAGACTACATGAACGCCCATCAGGACGTCGCGCTGCTCGGAACCTGGTTTGACTACATGGATGAGACCGGGCGGATCTTCAAAAAGCCCTTTCCCTTCTCGGCGGAGCATGACGCCATCAAGCGCGAATTCCGCGTACGCAATTGCATCGGCGGACCGACCATGATGTTCCGCACCGAGCAACTGCGAAAAATGGGCGGATACATTCCGGATTTCCCGATGGCCGAGGACCTGACCATCAGTCTGCGTTATCTGGTGGAAGGTTTGCGTCTGGCCAATCTGCCCGAAGTGCTGGTGCATTACCGCTTTTATGCCG is part of the bacterium genome and harbors:
- a CDS encoding cystathionine gamma-synthase; its protein translation is MHFNTACLHAGIEPEPVTGAIMTPIFQTSTYVQPELGVNKGFEYSRTDNPTRQVLQHAFAALEGGRFGLAFSSGMAAIDALIATLNAGEHVLSCDDVYGGTYRLLKRVREKQGVQSDFVDFSDLAVVERHIRPQTRWLWIESPTNPLLKILDIRALTDLAHKHNVRVAVDNTFMTPYFQRPLELGADLVMHSATKFLNGHSDVVMGALITSDEPLYGELKFNQNAIGGVPSPFDSFLCLRGLKTLAVRMQRHQENAFDVANFLAGRKDVNWVRYPGLRTHPQFELAKRQMSGFGGMVSFELSGGLEAARAFAKSLKLFSLAESLGGVESLCDHPAIMTHASVPKESRQKLGISDGLIRLSVGIESADDLVADLEQAFAAVK
- a CDS encoding T9SS type A sorting domain-containing protein, whose amino-acid sequence is MHRTFWLVPLLLTALISSASADTTWVSGAVSGSWAVGGSPYVITDSAWVNSNTTLTVDAGVEILLPDFSSRFNLGGVLRLEGTAADSVILNLASPGARITGSRQHPGRLAQCTYVTFAGAGECYTFVDTVSFSHCRFQTGNRPWDWEARLVTARHSFLRNLTANFANIVLDSTTLNGEIFTWRSVTARSLCRAMAEEGDSIMQSTLDAFGSVDISNSDIESVNSDGFDSSRAVTVVNCRLGSLSVGSSSHVEVRNCVLNSFRMTNCQGIVHGNSISWRNPSDLDNPLPLQVVNNTFTYTGDCFACAPQYFLQGSSTNSGLVLANNIFYSTQPNLQVFSPVSGSFVTPPHHNLVWGMDDPWGEQHPSGPGNITADPLFDPDGNYTAVQFGSPAINGGDPAMLDPDGSVSDIGAWWWDHHQNHPPVISTPRHLSVRWGEILDLTITARDENRVQFTFPDALPVWMQEASHVDQVTSSRLFIGRVPFGAASFAVRVIATDNFGLTDTNTIQVDIYPRSSLTDTISGVLTADYSPYVAHHDVYVPAGDTLRVEPGVRIQLDSVTCGNALVVQGLLIAAGTTQDSIYFETWSNSAWSGIRLQGPAASAQLEYCRVAGAQPCMEGDNFRRWEVNHSTIADTRNTTYHGINFWSWSDSLIIRNCDVTIGGDSRLAVGRFRFENNRMDVPYLSFSGVNTDGDIRSCLFANDWGYLSFAGSHRVTIENNLFPYSPGLSLGDGAGTRIIRVLGNTFCHGGNYLGGSMHAGDSLVVVNNIFSGCLRAALEITISGDTSALSIRNNCFWQNQQNFDFDDFAWPSLGTLATTNLNGDSTDIYGNLFMDPVFADTVEYHLSAESPCIDAGLDVGLPFVGRAPDMGTWEYGMSAVPEHQAAIAEVPSLVVYPNPSNGWPSLQLAPEWFAQGPVTVRVYNVLGQNVWEQALPSATGGLPAAPAAYVSGLYVLKVSNSQRTMLQKFVVLK
- a CDS encoding response regulator, whose amino-acid sequence is MAILIVDDSTTMRRIVKRSVDEMKQEALEAPDGMQALKIIEEKPEAIQLVILDWNMPGMTGLEVLKTIKGNPRYKDITVMMLTSEADQNCVVDALKAGAQNYLTKPFDAKMLMLKIQESLTLAAKA
- a CDS encoding chemotaxis protein CheX — its product is MSLEVALIDFPRLQEQIATRLLAQHNANVRRVDHNEAAARLDVFDLALFFWPDTGADAPSRLMQIRANESGKDVPIVLVTSESGRRNAEASLGRNTQLEFLVTPLQPQLVARKLAAMLGSQKEVIQPAHLDAEYVNPFITATLDTLKQMADMDCERTGLSVRTEAATKGHISGTMGLSGAAEGFVAITFNDSLARKVVCRMLQMNPGEEKDEDIRDTVGELMNIIAGAAKADLIHTDHSFMLSLPTVIVGGPHSVGQIRGIPVIVIEFTTQGETFEVMVCLMPKKKA
- a CDS encoding glycosyltransferase codes for the protein MPPAVTVSIPIYNAERYLAECLQSIKAQTFDNFEVVAVLDGCKDKSEEILMDLKDERFRVVKNERNMGVISGLNQGIQHATAPLLARMDSDDIMLPDRLRKQVDYMNAHQDVALLGTWFDYMDETGRIFKKPFPFSAEHDAIKREFRVRNCIGGPTMMFRTEQLRKMGGYIPDFPMAEDLTISLRYLVEGLRLANLPEVLVHYRFYAASNSQARMKYSNDLSKLSYDRYGPLIWGKDAPDIDFNATLGQRIVRKFKRVLHGKW